The Hyla sarda isolate aHylSar1 chromosome 3, aHylSar1.hap1, whole genome shotgun sequence genome contains the following window.
gcgctgccaccggcttctatatacagagtctgtcccataatgggagtagttgtagtaccgcagcattgctgagggatggcacttgcacatcccccggctgtgggacttttaggactactactcccatcatggacagactctgcccatgatgggagttttagttttttaaggtgcagatcgcaccggtcattctgcagagacccgatgcgatccgcatttattaagttagcaagccggcggcacatgcatctacactgcgctgcagccggctcctatatacactgacataattcataatccccaccactggatcacgggagctctgattggtcaatagttaTGCTTTCCTAACTTGTTGCAACCCAATGACTAGTTTAGATTGAGCGTCCTGCACTTCCAACTCCGTTTTCCACAACTGAAATACAGTTTCTCGCAGATAGTGGAGTGCCACCCTTTtaagaataaaataaatgtttgtgGATTTTGTGATGGTTGCCGTATTGGTAATTATGTGGTAGAGATTTGTTGTTTCTGTCCTTTTGTATTGTTGGTGTTGAGGATCTCTTCTGGTTTAATGatatatctattttatttttggatcTCTTTTGGTTTTAAAATATATATCTGTTTTGGTGCATTTGGGGCACACACCTGACTTGTTGTTCCATTTGGATTGAGCCCACCACCATCTTCTCTATGTAAcaagcagcatttttttgttgATCCAGGGCTTTGTCTGCTTTTCATAATTActaagaaggttttttttttttttttttttgttcaggtaGGAAAACTAGTCTACATTTGTTTATCAGATTTATAGAACTTCACATAGAATTCTGattattttattagaaaattCAAATTGAAGTGTGGtttctttattaatttatttaaggATGAACAAATGTAACACTTTTCATTGTAAATAATGTGGAAGCTCGTGTTATTACTATGTCATTTTTAGGTTACAAAAATCAGTCTTTTATTCCTTAAATCAGTCTTCTATTTTTTCCCAGATTCGATTTTCCTGTCCATTTATTACAACAGAAAGAAACATTTTCATGGAACTGTTCACATTATGCTAAGTTGTGATGCAATTCTCCCAAAATtactgaaaatgtggtgtcccagcacaaaaGGCTGTCCTTTGGGCTAAAGATTTCCTCAGGcatccctgctgtatatatatatatatatatatatatatatatatatatatatatatagggcctactgctccattgtctgacctgttataatatagttATGTCATTATATGTATTAATAATGCACTATATCTTTAATGGATTGTGGCAGAGTGACCATGTGACCCTGATGCCCGAATTGGAATCCCTAAATCACCCCTTATATGGTGTACTGGGAGGAGTTGTTCAGTTGAGAGTTAGGTGTTCAGTGTGAGAGGAGAGAGTGTTCCAGCTAGTAACCTGAGGTACCGAGGAGAAGCCTAGAGAGATGAAAAACATGCCCAGCCACCCCAATCATAGGGTAAACCCTGACtcacaggtgaatgtcaaagcctggcAGTAAGCAAAGTAAGAAAAATCTCTTCTTCATTCAGTGAGTTATGTCTCTCAAGTCAGCATGGGCTGCtaatagtcttaaaggggtactcaccccTGGACATCCTATAACCTATCCAAAAGGCTCCCTGCAGCAAATGTATGAAAAAGAGGCACTACACCAATTAAGGGATCCAGCCTGCTATAAAAGACTAACATATAATCCAATTTCAAAATTTAAGAGCTAATTGGTATACTGGATAGAGCATTTGAAGAAGGACTTCTGAATCAAAAACAGAGACCATGCCTGGTGGCAGAATACCCAACAACAGCCACATTATGTTTACTACCTAAGGTGCATAAGCAGGCAAGCAATCAGCCAGGTAGACCGATTGTTcacgggcctagatactgtggaagtccaggcaaaagtaatctccGGCTGTTGTTTttctcaaataattttttaagcgtactgtagcgcatttttctgcctcataagtgcataccacatgacgacatctaagcggtgtactattttgttcctgttaaagtctcaagggcctagatagtgtgaaaggccaggaaaaagtaatcaacatctggtgttttactcaatatTTTAAAAGAACTATAGCGCATTTTttccccctcataagtgcataccacatacctacatctaagtgttgtactttTTTGTTCCgactaaagtctcaagggcctagatagtgtgaaaggccaggcaaaagtattcaccggctggtgttgtacacaaatacttatttaagcgtactgtagtgcatttttctgccctcataagtgcatacaacatacatacacctaagtggtgtactcttttgtatctgttaatctgtcaaggacctagatactgtgaacatccaggaaaaagtaatcccAGGCTTGGGCTACAGAAGTACGGTGTTGGGGCACTTAATTGGCATGTGGGGCATGATTCACAGTACCTTTTCACTTCTTCATACACCCCAGGCCAGAAAAACCTTTGGAGGACCCTCTCTTGTGTTTTTTGGTCcccaaatgccccccccccccaacacatttTATGAGCCATGTCCAGTACCATGCATCGGTATGGTTTTTGCACCCGAAGCGGTTCCCCAATTTTGTTGTTCATTTTGGTGATCTGATACTCAACATCCCCATTCATGGCAAAATGTGGAAATTTCTGTTCAGCTTCTGGTTCCTCTGGTACACCATTTACTACCATGACATTTGTCCCTGCAGTTCCCAGAGCGGGGTGTCTCACTTGGTCAGTCCCAATGTTACCCCGAGACACTTCTAGATTTAAGACCTTTTGGCCAGGTAGGGAAGTTTCTTCTTCTTCCGCCGCTAACACCTGCAAGGGAAAAAGGTCATCCCTACACATTTCAGGTAGACCCACATTTGCATCCTGCCCGTCATTGGTACCATGGtttgcaatggttgtctcacATGTCCCATTAATAACAGGGAGAAGTACAGATTCTGCCGGAGTTTCTTCCCAAACTGCAGAAATACTTCCCCTTTTCCACTCCCAGAACAATGGAAAATCGCGGCCTAATATAACTGCATACATAAGTCTTTTTACTACCCCGACTTCGTAGGTCACAGTTCCAGATGGAGTAATCAACTTAACAGGGGCCACAGGGTAAGCTACAATATCCCCATGGATGCATAGCACTATTATGTGTTTGTTCGGCACATAGTCCCTAGCTACAAGGCTGGCCCGAACCAAAGATACCAGGCTACCAGAGTCCAAAAGGGCCTTCACAGAGCAGTCATTTATCTTTACCATACAAACGTGtggctcagtctctgaccctggaACGGCTGCACAAGCAGGTTCTGCAAATAGCGACTGTCGCCGGCTAGCGTCACACACCATGGGCTCTATGGAAAGAGGGCAATAGGTGGCTATGTGTCCCCATTCATGGCAACTCCAGCACTGGAGGGGTCTCTGGCCCCTGTTAGCAGAGAGTGTCTCTTCTAGGACTGATGGAGCATTACGGTTTAGAATCAGTCTTTTGCCCTCTCCCAAACTCTAAAGCCCTGCTCTACACACCTCCAGCTCGATCTCTTACCCACAGATGTCACGGGTTTGATGGTCCTGAAAGGTGTCCAGAAGTAATGGTCCACACCACCTTTTCCAcgatctgggctggtgtagaggaTTCTGGTTCCAGCCACTTTTGTTCCAGGTGTGCACTGGAGAACTGAAAGTTCTTACTAAAGGTGAACATCTGGAGTATCTaggagtggaaattattttttattcttagatAATTTTGTTGTAGATAGAGTCACAGCAGCATGAAATATGTAATGTTTCTAAATGTTttgatttgtctttatatgtgattttttttatatgacaagatatttaaataaaaaaacaataaataatgacAAAAGCATTAGCTTTGATTTTTTTATCGgatacattattttttaatacataACTTCACTATAAGTAATAATCCTTTTGGTTCTGTATAATATCCGCTTATGAAGCTTCCACCTAAAATGAGGCTCCTTCTACTCAGTGCAGATGGGCTCTTCAGCATCCTCAGGCCTGCGGGTCATGTCGCTGGGAATGATTTCTTCCTTGGGGAAGGGGCTGAAGAACCCTCTCTCTATACAGAGGGCTAGATGGGCTCTCATTTTGCTGTTATCATATGTACATGATGGATTTCCATTTTCAATAAGAAGCTCAACTGCATTGGCTATTGCATATAGTCCACAGTCAAGGTTGTTTGGCTGCCGTTCCACATCCAGAAATGTCACCACTTTTAGGGGATCATGAGCAACAGAACTGTAAATCTGCTTTAGCTGCCTCTCCCCTGCATGTGAAAGTGTTCTATTAATGCTGTCAGCAATAACGATGTTACCATCTCTGAAGCAGGATGTGAATGCGTGACAACGATCGTCATCATAATGAACTTGGACGGAAGGGCCAAACGCTGGTAGAAATCCTCGTATTGCCCCCCAACAGGATTGCAGTCCATTTGCCGCAAATTGTGTTTGGAGGATCCTCTGGGAAGCGTCTATGATGTCATCAGTTATCGGCCTTTCCTTACTCTCCAGGATTTCTCTCTGTTTTTTGGTGAGTTTCTCCGGAGATCGCCTTGGTGTAGGTATAGGCATGTTGTATGGTTGGACAGCTTCATGTTCCATTGATCTGTCCAAAATTTGGTCAGATTTGCTGGCTGGGATCTTATGGACAATTATTTCCCGTAGGTCAGCATTGTCTCTTTGAGCTTTCCTTTTAtttctaaaaagtaaaaaaaaagtaaaaacatttgatTAAAAATATTGTTTAGTAAAAAAAGGCATATGTGCCCAGTTTTATTAGCTAATAATAattaatgtatacagtatattgccAGTAACTTACCGGATACAAACAGCCACTATACAACAAGTAAAACCCCACGATAATACTGCAGTCACTGCAGCCACCACAATAATCAGTGTTTTCACATAATCTGTTGGAGAAAAACAGagagaaaactttatttatttattggtaaCGTACAATGTGTGACCCATGTTCTATATGGTTTATTATTGTCTGAAATACACTAAGTATCTGAAATCTCTAATCTGTGTCACTGCACGGGGACAATAACATttgattttaatagttcagacttttatgcatgcggtgataccaaatatgtttgtttatttaattgttttcccccccccattttgtagggtaaaaaatattttagagGGACAGGCTTGTTTCCATTTATTAaaactcagggcatgctgggaattgtagttgggtaccaTATAGAGAGACACATGCCTAGGGCAACAAGCCCCAAcctatgactctccagctgttgcaaaactacaactcccagcatgtcctcactgtcagggaatgctgagagttgtagttttgtatcatAGAGTGACATATGTTAGGGAAGGTTGTCCTCTAGGGATTAAACCATTTGCCTATGCCTAGTCATTTTTCTAAGTATGGTCCCGGCCTGGGGGGGACTTGCACTAAAATTGGGGGATTTGCGACTCTTTTGCAAAAAGTCACAATGATAAATTCCTAACCACTGTATTTGCAGACAGATTTGACTACAGTGATTTCTCAGCCACCTGCTGAGtgataaaaaggtgcaaaaaaagttgCACGCAATAATGAAAAAAGAGCTTAAAATATGTCTTGTATTTGGTGCACAAAATGTCCTCCACATTTTTTGGCCAATTTCCCTTCCAGTATTTCTGTAATAAGTCTTCCCCAGTATGTTAGCGAAAGTGTTTCTGCACAGCTTCTGAGGTTTGTACATCTCCTATGTGTTTCCTGTTATCTCAATAGAATTCTTATTGCTAAAGGAGATCAAAGCAATTGGATGCTGTGCTGATGTATTACTCTCTGGTGTCAGCCAGCTAGGGGAGTGCCATATagacataaatataaaatatgtattgCAGAAGATTTATATTACATACCTTCCATCTTGCCTTCCTGTCGCCACAAAGACCTCAGGCAGTCAGTCAACATTCTATGTACAGTACCTcaacattgtgacatcatcacatgtcATCGTGCTAAGGAGAAGTTGACTGGATCTTACTATGGACTTTTTACATGCTTCTATATAAGgcccttttacttttttatgttgaggtgttgtggtcaaatcaaaaaattctaaatttcctTCTTCAATCTGCACCCAACATCctataatgagaatgtgaaagcAGAATTCTGCTGTAGAAAGGACAGAAGGGTTTTGTTTGGCCCCAGCCATACAAACCtaacaaaacaggtcgggtttacaatagtaaatcaggacctTTCTATACATCTACGCCATCATTTCACATTCATTTGAAAGTCGGGACCCCGTTCGCATCCATAGCCAATTATAGCAAACACAGAAGGTCTGTTCCATTGACCCTCTTTGAATTGTACTCTAACAACTTCTTGATTTAGGACAGATTTTACCACCAGAAAGGGGGTTTGGCCATGGACCtgaatgtacccccccccccatgcaaatATATAGGAAGATTGTAAACGTGAAATAGcaggagagggggaggaggggcagAGAGCACACTGTTGGCTGGAGGCAGGGGAGCTAATGCAGGGGTACATTGCTTTACAGCAGGAGGCTTTTTTGACCTGAAAAAGTATGTGTTgcatgtgtgatagcctggggaagttgggtgtagggagtgtagctgtgcggttactaaagggtgcttgttaacccttgctattcgtgacgccatggtaagggctcctctgtaatgcttgtcctaccgccacccttcccaagagcgatcattgaatgtccacaaccggagagtttgctgaaaacagttggaacttttactgaagattttatgcaagcttcataacaggaacagtctctatacatgcaaaatctctcggagattgacagtggttgggaccttaagcaatttagagtccttAGACTGATGTGCTCTGTTCCACTGGAGTCAGGGGaactagttgcggtccagtagtcacgccagCTTTAGTGGGGATTATTTTAGAACTCACAATTTAGTTTAGGCTGAGTctggtaggttttctggcctagggtgtctttgaaagttgcgcagatccgtcctgctagtccggcatccacgagagcagcaacccaagagagcgataattggttacagctcccttatatgggcaggggcttgaCTAGAGCTGATTGGAAAACAAAGAAATCCCCAAGGGTAACTGACCCAACGCTATTCAtagcaaaaaacagaaaaacaattgCGTTTCTATGGATCAAACAATctttattaatacaaaaatgcaaaaacagtacAAATAATTGGATAAGAGCAATTAAAAAGACATGGAGTGTAATCCAGAAGTGGTAGTCCAATGGACCAGAACTAACAGGCAGTGACTTGGATCATAAGTAAGTATGAATATTACAGGTcagtggctgatcattacaataACACCAGGGAGATATGCAATGAAATgtttataaagtgcattacatttaTCCATATAAGAATAAAACAGCCATAAACATGGTCAACAAAGTGCAATACAGCAGAGATATAACTATAGATATCTCTGCATTCCCCTGAGTTACCAATTAAGGTATCAAAAATGCATATATATTACATGGACAACAGGAGAAAGGTGCATAGAATAGCTAATACAGCCCACACAGCCTGTAAGGAACTGCATAGGAGTAACCTTCAAGTTGACAATAGCTACTACAACCTGGTGTTGGAGGCCCTGGTCACACGCCCGACGTTTCGCTTCTCGCTTCAACTTGAACTCAGTTGAAGCAAGAAGCGAAACATCGGGTTGGCTTGTGACCAGGGCCTCCAACACCAGGTTGTAGTAGCTATTGTTAACTTGATGTTTTCTCCTATGCAGTCCCTTACAGGCTGTGTGGGCTCTATTAGCTATTCTATGCACTTTTCTCCTTTTGTCCATGTAATATATATGCATTTTTGATACCTTACCTTGGTAACTCAGTGGAATGCAGAGATATCAATAGTTATATCTTTGCTGTATTGCACTTTTTTGACACAATATTTAGATATGGTTTTCAGTCAGCTCAGCCAttttgccattaaccccttaaggacccagccattttacaccttaggacccggccattttttgaacatctgaccactgtcactttaa
Protein-coding sequences here:
- the LOC130360594 gene encoding uncharacterized protein LOC130360594; translated protein: MEHEAVQPYNMPIPTPRRSPEKLTKKQREILESKERPITDDIIDASQRILQTQFAANGLQSCWGAIRGFLPAFGPSVQVHYDDDRCHAFTSCFRDGNIVIADSINRTLSHAGERQLKQIYSSVAHDPLKVVTFLDVERQPNNLDCGLYAIANAVELLIENGNPSCTYDNSKMRAHLALCIERGFFSPFPKEEIIPSDMTRRPEDAEEPICTE